GTAGTACAGTGTAGCCTGAGATCTACACAACTCTGAGAGTGCATTTGAAGTTGCTAGCTGCTTGGGCAGATCTGTCTGGTCATTCTATTAAAACTGATTTCCAAACAGACATCCCAAGAGCACCACAGATGAGCTTTTGTATATAACCACAGACTGCACTGAAGTCAGTATTTTTTCTGTTATCAATGGTAGATGGCAACGCTGAAAATAACTATAATATTTTGGGCATTACATCATTGTTGAAATTAGTATTATTATGACATAGAGTAAACTGCATGTTAACTTCTTTTACTTGTACTTTCTTTCCCTTGCATATTTAGCATAGCATATGTGCATTCAGTGgccgaagtgtgtgtgtgtctctctctctctctctcacactcacacacttaccaGGAACTTTGCAGTCCTCGAAAATAAGCTCACACGTGTTGGAACCTCGCATGCCCAGCTTGTCCAGCTTCTGTGCCGTGCTGAACCCTGGCATACCCTACAGGGGTAAGGGCACAAAAGtcaaatgctgtgtgtgtgtgtgtgtgtgtgtgtgtgctatataaCATCTCGGTTGCCCAGAGGCAAAAACACATAACCCCCTACAACACGGCTTCAGACTTCATTTGACACTGAGCCCCCTCCACatggagacgctttttgggttaaacgcaccgGTTTTGTTTCGTCTTGGCCGAttgtccaaacgaatcctgtaaacgcactggcCGAACCTggtttttgaaacctggtcccagggtggaaaaatctgaaaccgtagcccttgtGAGTTCGTTTGGACGGTGAAACCGCATACTtgcgtattgatgatgtcatcgccacacctcagctgccctggacttgacacttatagtattacctaacaatactagttttcatacatgacattacctacgattacactcagtaggataaatCATTGATGAGTCATTGATTTATTTTAcctgtcttacaacataaataaatgcattcatagtctagtgaagtcagatttgagcatacaaagacgcttagaactcatgttaagcctaaTGCGCGCTAAAtgcgaatgcgcgatttgatgcaggcaaaagtatccactgttactaacgaaggtattatagcaatattataaatgtggagacggaatagcctagaacttgggtatgcctagcgtttagtagcctatcacTTGCGGTGATAAgacaaaactaatgtgaatcgcggactatcctacaaccaaagtaaaggagattatttgtacctgcgttagccaaaaaAAGGACGAGACtgtacccttcacaaaccgtaaaaatgaagtttattagttttacagttgactacagttaaCAGTTCACTGTCAGTCCACACAagcaattctggtttccttgcactagccattttcgtcGTAGCCATagtcatagcctattctgtctgtttgtatagcctacagcgcgcaagctttggtcaatttctgtaacaaacagtgccacctataggcctgggatatgaggTAACGTGTTAAGTCGTGTTGAGacggatccgtttggacgcaaatattcttgatacggttccagggaagacggaggaaaaaaagatcggtttggtacgtgtggactagccctgaAGCTGCACTGAAGAGCATGCGAGATTGAGAGTTGCAGACGGGCTTTGTTGTCGAGCAATGCTACTGCATACCTTCTCTATGATGAAAGCTGTGATGCCGCGGGCTGCTGCCGAGGGTTCTGTCTTGGCATACACGATGAGAACATCTGCATCCGGCCCGTTAGTGATCCAGAACTTATTGCCATTTAGAATGTAGTAGTCACCTAGAAGGTACCAAGACATACAAGGAGGGATCAATGATTTGAAATCATGACTGCAAGAGATGTCTGTGGCCAAGAACACTGTGAGATGACTTCAAAGCCTTGTTTGTGCGCTTAAGGGTTTTGACACAATCAAAGACCAAGACCACAAACCAGTCAGTAGTGTGGTTTGGCTGTCTGTTGTACAGGGGGCCTCCTCGAGCTCTCTGAGAAGACAAGTCAATGCAGTTTAaagctacatacagtatgtgagtaGAGAGCAGAGACGTACCTTTTTTCTCGGCCTTCAGTTTCATTGAGACCACATCTGAGCCTGCATTGGGTTCGCTCATGGCCAAGGCCCCGATGTGTTCTCCGGTCATCAGCTGGAGAAACAGAATGACAAGTACAGAACAACTGATGCCACAACCAAGACACTCGATGAAGAACCTAAGTCTGAATGTGCTACACATGGCCGGCTATGCGCTTATGTGACATTTGATCTGACCCATGCAAAGGGTCTCATAATAGGCTTAGTGACTAAAAAAACGCCATGCTAGGCTCAGTCAGAGTTCACATCTGTACATCCAGATACCATCTGCTAATAGCCACCGTATGTCACTCAGTGATAAATACAATTAATAACTGATACaataaaatgcctgatttcagTATTTGTAATGTGCTCCAACCAATGCAGAAGTGCTAACTTGACCAAGCTGAAATATACATCTACTTTTTGCATAACTGCAGCATTGTATAAACAACCTAACAGGCTCACAATGTCTTTGAAAACATTGTGCCAGAATGTAGCCTGCAGTTCATGAGGAATGACAGCTGTCTGCTTCTGAAATGGAATTATGGGGATTTCACATAAGAACATCATGATCTGATCTGCTCTGCTCACTAAACCGTCACTATAGCAACTGGCTCCGAAACAGCTCTGGGCCTGACAAGGTCCAAGCTCCAAGGTCCACCTACCAGCGGACTCACTTCGGCTTGTGGACTCAAAATCACACATCCGGTCCTTCGCCAGCTATCATTTTCTAATCAAGTCCACTTCAGCCTCATCCCTTTTCCTTTCAGATTCCTTTACACATCCGATACTGGAAGCTGAATGGCTGGGAAACGCTGCTCTTCTAAATCAGATCCACTTTTCTTGCATTGTACAGCACAAACGGCACACTGCTGTGCAACACAATGCAGTGCCCCAAATACATAATCGAGATGCTTAGAATGTACGTGAATATAAAACACACTCTTCTATTCAGAATGACTTTTTGCCTTATTTAGTCTAACTATTCTTATTATGACAACACAGCCTTCTGCACCTTTAATAAGGAAATCAAATATTGGGTTCAAcatctttgttgtgtgtgtgtgtgtgtgtgtgtgtgtatgtgtgtgtgtgtgtgtgtgtgtgtgtgtgtgtaaacaaataTTCAGGTCTTTCAAcatctttgttgtgtgtgtgtgtgtgtgtgtgtgtgtatgtgtgtgtgtgtgtgtgtgtgtgtgtgtgtgtgtatccctcaCCTTGGGCATGTATTTTTCCGCTTGCACTGGGTTGGCATGGCGCACCAGCTGATTAACACAGAGGTTTGAATGGGCACCATAGCTGAGAGCAATGGCTGCAGAAACCCGTGACATCTCCTCCATCACAATCACATGATCCAGGTAGCCCAATCCTGAGCCACCAACCTCCACTGCAACCACAACAGCATGGTGTAATTACACCTCCCATAACCATTACCGCACAAATAAATACACTATATTATTTGTCATTCAGATGATGCTCTGAACCAGAGCAACATACAGTATTAAGAGCTCCTCTTGAGTAACTCAAGACTAACTGTATGTACACACCGCCGCCaacttgagcttccaaagaagcTCTGGTCGCCCTGTCAAGGACGCTTGTCAAAAAAGTATAGGGAAGCTTTGGCCGCTCTGACGTGACAGAACATGATCGAAAGTAAAATGCTATCTTAATACTTTACTCTATTCGATTGGTTGCTGGTAGTTGGTCGCTGAACCGCGtcatagctcattaccataaagttgaCTGACTTTCAACTTTCTGCTTGACGCTCAAGTCGCCCAAAACGCGTCGCCGACAGATTTGCTGCTTCTGGCAGCTGAGAGAAGccggcttccattgaaaatgaatgacttcctgaatctttggaagctcaagtcggcggcggtgtgtacgtacagtaagTGTCTTGTTCACTGGCACAATGGTGGCAGCCCCTGAGATAAAACTCACAACCTTAAGGTCTTTCTTTTGGACGACCAGATAATATATCCAAATAATATATCATAATATATCTATAATAATCCAAAAGAAGTTCTATCGCGTTCCTAAGTTACACAGTCTTGTGCTCTTGTtacgctttgaaagttgaatcAAGTTCAACGCTGAAATTGTTTGATGCTAGCTTATTTGAGGAGGAAGGTGGAAGAATAAAGTATTTAGGAAGTTTTGAAATACAGTAGTGCTGTGATGCCAACAACTATCAGCATTTACATAGCAAACAAAGAATACTTCTACATCCTACATCTTCATGCAAGGAAAGAAGAAATCAGTTTTTACCAGGAGCAGTTATCCCAAGGAGTCCCATGTCTCCCATTTCCTTCCAATATTGCTATTTAAAAAGTAATatgcaaaatgttatttcaattATTGGTCTTTCATCTTGATTCATAATTAATCTAGGATAAGGATGACTATGTCTACAGTCACTAAATATGCATTTCACTAGTCTTCCACAATAACTGGTTAGTAGGCAGCATTTGAATGCAATTTTTCGCTTGGACAGAGTAAGTTGTCTGAAACAGGGAAGCATCTTCATCTATTTAAAGACATTTTAACCTGATAATATGTGCatataaatatgaaaaaaataaaactggtTTCCAAACAGAGGTGGTGCGTACCCTAATTCCTTTGAACTCATTGGTTTTGTCAATTTCGTCTGCATAGGGGGCCAGTTTCTCTGCGCAGAATCTCTGGACTGACTGCCGCAactaaataacacacacacacacaaaacattgatCAGGAGTCAATACACGTTTCAACTGGAAAGATCTACTTTATCTCAATATGCAGCTCATCACGCTGAAATATGCTAAATGGTCAACATCGTCATGAAAAATCCCACCCAATCAAAAAGGTTTTCatgccccccacccctttcTTGAAACTATGATCCTCGGATGACCCCTATGGTGCTAAGTGATGTCTTGTCCAAACCCATAGCCATCGTGAAATTTTCCTTGAACAGCTGATCACAGTGCATGCCTGTTTTATCCCTTCCTGCGGAGTGTCAGGCATATTTTCGATTCATTATTCATGACATTTTACACAAGGTCAAATTGTTTACACTTGACAGCAACTTCATAGATCTCTTGCCGTTCGGAGAAGTAAAATTCGATAATCGTCTACTGGCTACACCGCCATCCAAAAAGCAACTATTGACATcagcaatatatatatagataggcTATAACTTTGTATCATGTCTTCGTTGCTTTGTGCACTGTTATGTCACACTCGACTGGTGAGCTAACAAGTTAGCAATCAGCAAGCTAACTAATGTGAGCTTTCTCTCCTCCAGTAGTGGAAGAAATTGAGCATTAGTTAACATTAACAAGGTTTAACACCTGCTATGAATAGACTCGATCCGTTGTTTATCGGGCAATGTTGACGCCAACGCAAATTTACCTGTATTTGGTCATCTGTGAGACCATTCACTATATCGTCCACTGGAATGGCACCCGCGCATCCACGTCGCGGTACCCTTGCCAATTTAAAACTGAAACACAGAGCCCTCCTGACAGCGAACATTTTGAAATGATAAAGTTGTACGCTTGCTAAAATAACAGAAGTTACAAACAAATGTCGTAACAGGTTAGGTTAGAAAATTACACAACCCCTTAGTATCAATCACATAATGCGAGACGCTGCAACTTCTTCTATCGTTTGCAAGACCCACGCACCCCAGCGGACAACAACTTTACTGCCATCTAGTGCACTGGGTCAAAACACAACGTTCTCAGTGGAGTCTTGCAAACCAAAATGTCATATCGTCACTTCACTGTACATTTCAGTGTCGTTACGGTCacaaaataattaatttgaCGTGCAATAAAAATGTTGTCTACTTAGAATGAATCAGAGTTTGTAGAAACGTGTAAAGCCTACCCTAGACGACGCAAAATAGATCTgagaatgcaatgcaaaccTTGCATTTCACGTTGACGGTTGTAGCCTGGCATAGCAAATTCAGTTTAACAGAAATACAGAATACACTGATGGAGAGTGTTCTTCGAGTAGGGCAGAATTTATGggaaatattctttttttttaaatagcctaGCCAACTAGTTTTTTATCAGCAACAGGGGAAACGTTGGGTAGCCTAATGCAGGAGAACAGTAGGATACTGAATGAGGAAATGAAAACTACAACAGCACGTACCAAACACATGGTAATGTAGTCAGGAAGAGAAGGGGGGAAAATTCAAATGCGGAAGATAACCTTGAGATCTAAACCAAACCGCGTTGACGCTGTCGCgcctatgggtgagagggattcCCCATAACCAGGTTATCTAAACAGCTTCAGCAGTGAGTCGAACCAACTCGGAAGGGACTGAAAAATAGATTAAAAAGTCGCAATCTTGCAAAATAAATATTGCAAGTTATATAGTAGACCTACACCATGAACTCTAAATGGAACTAATTACCGTGACGCGTTTAGAATAGCCCAAATATTCTGGCAACACTCGAGGTATTTCTACTGCtactttggtttacaagcgtcCTTGCCAATGCCGAAGGAAAGGCGGAGGTCCTTGAGGGAGGTAGGGCTTTCCAGGTCTGGGATTTGCGACGGGTCAACCAGGGAGCGCAAGGCAAACTTGAAAGCGACAGAGATTTGTGATGAACTGTTACATATGGCGGAACAAACTGGCTCAACAAGTGGGCAAGCAGAGTTTTGCGGAGGTGACGGGCTGACAGCGCGGGGGACCTGTCGAGTTCCCCAGGTGACCATAACCCCCGAAGGCGATGCATGTCCGCGGGAGATGAAACTAGAGGAATGGGGTGAGGTAAATGGGACGCTACGACGCAAACTATCAAACTCGTCTATCTCATCGACGGGTTCTTCGACAGTGTTTGAAGAATCGGAGGATGACATTCTAAGTGATAATGAGACAAAGAGCAAAGGAATCGTCACCCTAGAGCAACTGGTGGACTCGGGAGAAGTAAGTctcttttgacattttgaacgCATATTGAAAATAGGTCCCATTATGTGGCATAACAGTGTAACATTATTACATAATTAAAGTTGCAACTTGTTTTTGTTGTAGCCTAATTGGTTCTAGtcatgttgatgaatgtgaaCCAAATAGCTATATCTTTGCAGGCCTGTTTTGATTAGGATTGCTTGCAATGCTGTTTGCATGGACAGATTCAGATATTTTTGGTCACTATAatgcagaaaaaagaaaggaattgATTTCTTATTGATTTTTAATTAATTGCATTACAGTGTAATGATAGGCTATGCTGGTAAAGCAATATCACACTTATAATTCAGTTTTGTCCACATGAAACAGACGACAGCTTTCCTCGGCCTGAATGTGGCCACGGTAATACAAGATTTGCATATGATATTATCTGCGACAAATGCTCTAATAGGCGATAAATGGCTTACACCAACAACGGCAAAGAATtgtgatttgtttttctttcaagTGACTGAACCGAACATACATTTTAACTGGTCTTCTTTAACCTTTAGTTTAGAATATTCCAGTGAAGGCCATTTCTATTTTGCCACAAATGCTTTAAATGTGCCCTTGCATATTCAGGCATGCAGGCTGTTGGTCTTTCTGGTACTTTGAAAACATTATAGACAGTATCTCAAGCCATCAGAAAATCCCAGCCTTGGAGCTCACTTCAGAGAGATGCTGTTCCAAACATGGCAATTTTTATATGACAAGACATTTTGTCTCCCGTCAAACAAACTAATCTCAAAAAAACTACGGCACTGATCTAGAGTTGTTGAATTTCACCACTCACAACAACTCCATTACTAGGCCTGGACTAGAGGTCCATTTCTTTAGAAACTGGACTTGGACAGTTATTATACAACATTGTTCAGAGTGCATAGCACTTATAAACGGATCATCTTAAATGAAGTTGTAGTTGTAATAAATAACATctatattacatgtatgttatTACATTTTCATGCAGGTTGTGTGACATTAGATGAAGCATATAATCAACATTAAATAAGCTGTCACATATGAGGAAATTGGTGAGAATGCAGGCTATATTGTGTGTGACCAGAGCCCAGTTTTATATGGTGTGTTGTGGCTAGCAGCACAGACCACACATATAGCCTAGTTAGCAAGGGGAGGAGGGTATTTTCCACTAGCCTGGTCAGCCTTCCATTTCTCTCAGTCGGTCATGGAACCAAAACTGAGAACGAGACCTGACAATGCAACTCTAGTGGAAAAGCCACATTTATTTGTGCATTCTTTCTTTTCCAGTGGTTGCAACAAGCCGTAGTTGTAGTGATCTGGTGGTTATGCATTCATGTAATAATTTGTTCAGTAGTGGAAATATGTTTCTTCCGCAATTTTTGGTCACATGCTTGTCTGCCTTATAGTTTTTACACTATAAATATAGGGGCCTATTACTTTACACTTTATAGTTGACAAATATACCTGGAGATATCACCTGAATTCAAAGACAACATTCGTACATCAAATATTTTCACAAGGTTGCTGTATCACAGTCTTTGACACCAGCCAAAAGTATACCTAAAAGTGATAAACACAGCTCCATACTGAGCAGCTGCATTCTGTCCATATTGTGCAATGATGCTTGCTTGAACAAGAGGTTATTAATTGTCTGAAGCATTTAGCCTTCGTTTCTATCAGTTATGTGATCTGTTTAACGTCTGCTTGTGATTTTGGCCTCTGCTTAGCTGTGGAGAATGCCTGCAGTCCGCTACATCTTCGGCTACGACCATAGATGGTCTGTAGCTGTCACCGTGTTTTAAACAATTAGAGCTTCGTCTGTCTAGAATGCTGTTCTGTATCTAATTGTGTCCATCTGACTGTTTTAGAAAAGGCTTGAACACCTTTGGCTATTGATTGGACCTCGTAGTTGACTCCCATGTTGGTCTTTTTCCATTGTGCTGAGACAataggcaacaaatggaaaaatatgaagaacaacaacaacaacaaaaaagcaaACATTGGCATGCAGTTTGACATTTGCACACAATCCCACGcccacacattgacacacacacagtccatgaTATGCCCACGCACATTTTACCGTTTCAGATAAgaatataaacatatacactctctcacataaaAACTGCCACTCATACACATGGATTCTCTATTGATGTTTCTTTttgacacatgcacataaatatcacaaaacacacacgcgcacacacacacacacacagaaacatacactcctctctctctctctctctctctcacacacacacacacaaacacataaacacataaacacacccacactaacacacatccacacacacacacacacaagcacaaacactatCACAGTCTTTTAAACACTCTGTCCCCCccctctcataaacacacactcaacacccaTTTAGCTCACACAGTCCTGATAGACTTACCCATTAGCTTCGCTGCGTATCTGCAGCAAATCAGCTTTAGCCGCTGTG
Above is a genomic segment from Alosa alosa isolate M-15738 ecotype Scorff River chromosome 19, AALO_Geno_1.1, whole genome shotgun sequence containing:
- the ivd gene encoding isovaleryl-CoA dehydrogenase, mitochondrial, producing MFAVRRALCFSFKLARVPRRGCAGAIPVDDIVNGLTDDQIQLRQSVQRFCAEKLAPYADEIDKTNEFKGIRQYWKEMGDMGLLGITAPVEVGGSGLGYLDHVIVMEEMSRVSAAIALSYGAHSNLCVNQLVRHANPVQAEKYMPKLMTGEHIGALAMSEPNAGSDVVSMKLKAEKKGDYYILNGNKFWITNGPDADVLIVYAKTEPSAAARGITAFIIEKGMPGFSTAQKLDKLGMRGSNTCELIFEDCKVPEANLLGPLNKGVYVLMSGLDLERLVLAAGPIGIMQAVLDHAIPYLHVRTAFGQKIGEFQLMQGKMADMYTRLSSCRQYVYNVARACDRGHFSAKDCAGVILYCAENATQVALDGIQCLGGNGYINDYPLGRFLRDAKLYEIGAGTSEVRRLIIGRSFNAMFK